A genomic window from Gossypium hirsutum isolate 1008001.06 chromosome D10, Gossypium_hirsutum_v2.1, whole genome shotgun sequence includes:
- the LOC121222628 gene encoding cyclin-dependent protein kinase inhibitor SMR4: MEIYEQEEGFMTPRRHSQATAPPPCPAAPKKKQAVHIKRKSPKNEFFHPPDLEALFSITTSMRQTQKAAPPLCPPAPKKKQAVYVKREPPRNGFFQPPDLEALFSIMAPKKETCVSFESACRF; the protein is encoded by the coding sequence atggaGATTTATGAACAAGAAGAAGGTTTTATGACGCCGAGGCGGCACTCACAAGCGACGGCTCCTCCACCGTGTCCGGCGGCACCGAAGAAAAAACAAGCGGTTCATATAAAGAGAAAGTCACCGAAGAATGAGTTCTTTCATCCACCTGATCTCGAGGCTTTGTTTTCAATTACGACCTCGATGCGGCAGACACAAAAGGCGGCCCCTCCGCTATGTCCGCCGGCGCCGAAGAAGAAACAAGCGGTTTATGTGAAGAGAGAGCCACCGAGGAATGGGTTCTTTCAACCACCTGATCTCGAGGCTTTATTTTCAATTATGGCGCCAAAAAAGGAAACGTGCGTTTCATTTGAAAGTGCTTGTCGTTTTTAG